A portion of the Blautia hansenii DSM 20583 genome contains these proteins:
- a CDS encoding ABC transporter ATP-binding protein, whose protein sequence is MSSGRPRGHGGHMSAEKAKDFKTAMKRLLNYMKRYRLQLVVMMVFAVGSTIFNIVGPKVLGKATTELYEGLVSKISGGAGIDFGKIGEILLFALGLYLISSAFSFIQGFIMTGISNQVTYNLRKDISVKINKIPLKYFESRTHGEILSRITNDIDTLQTSINQSFTQLITSVTMLIGVLIMMLSINVYMTVAAILILPISMMIIGKVMKHSQKYFQQQQKYLGEVNGQVEEIYSGHNVVKAFNKEEDVIREFEKTNEKLYTTGWRSQFFSGMMMPIMQFVGNLGYVMVALLGGFLVIKEKVMVGDIQAFFQYIRNFTQPIQQIAQVTNMLQSSAAAAERVFEFLDEEEEDQTVENPVDITTIEGNVEARHVAFGYQPEHLIIHDFSGDVKAGQKVAIVGPTGAGKTTMIKLLMRFYDVNSGEILIDGHNIKDFNRIQLRELFGMVLQETWLFHGTIMENIRYGRLDATDEEVIAAAKAAHAHHFIMSQPGGYQMVLNEETSNISQGQKQLLTIARAILADNKILILDEATSSVDTRTEERIQAAMDNLMKGRTSFVIAHRLSTIRDADLILVMKDGDIIEQGTHQSLLAANGFYANLYNSQFEKAESI, encoded by the coding sequence ATGAGTAGTGGAAGACCAAGAGGACATGGAGGACACATGTCCGCAGAAAAAGCCAAAGATTTTAAAACAGCAATGAAAAGGCTGTTAAACTATATGAAGCGTTACAGACTTCAGCTTGTCGTGATGATGGTATTTGCAGTGGGAAGTACGATTTTCAACATTGTAGGTCCTAAGGTTTTGGGAAAGGCAACCACCGAGCTGTATGAAGGGCTGGTTTCCAAGATAAGCGGAGGGGCAGGCATTGATTTTGGAAAAATCGGTGAAATTCTTCTGTTTGCATTGGGCTTGTATTTAATCAGCTCTGCCTTCTCTTTTATTCAGGGCTTTATTATGACGGGAATTTCCAATCAGGTTACTTATAATCTGAGAAAAGACATTTCCGTAAAAATCAATAAAATACCTTTGAAATACTTTGAGAGCAGAACACACGGAGAAATTTTATCACGTATTACCAATGATATTGATACCTTGCAGACCAGTATTAACCAGAGCTTTACCCAGTTGATTACCTCTGTTACCATGCTGATTGGTGTTCTGATTATGATGCTGTCCATTAACGTATATATGACTGTGGCGGCAATTCTGATTTTGCCGATTTCCATGATGATTATCGGAAAAGTCATGAAACATTCGCAGAAATATTTCCAGCAGCAGCAGAAATATCTGGGAGAAGTCAATGGGCAGGTGGAAGAAATTTACAGCGGTCACAACGTAGTCAAAGCATTTAACAAAGAAGAAGATGTTATCCGTGAATTTGAGAAAACCAATGAAAAGCTGTATACCACAGGATGGCGTTCTCAGTTTTTCTCAGGAATGATGATGCCGATTATGCAGTTTGTGGGAAATCTGGGATATGTTATGGTAGCTCTTTTAGGCGGATTTTTAGTAATTAAAGAAAAGGTTATGGTAGGTGATATTCAGGCATTTTTCCAGTATATCCGAAATTTTACCCAGCCAATCCAGCAGATTGCGCAGGTTACTAATATGCTTCAGTCATCCGCAGCGGCGGCAGAGCGTGTCTTTGAATTTTTAGATGAGGAAGAAGAAGACCAGACAGTGGAAAATCCTGTGGATATCACAACCATAGAGGGAAACGTAGAAGCCCGTCACGTTGCGTTTGGCTATCAGCCGGAGCATTTGATTATTCACGACTTCAGCGGTGATGTGAAGGCAGGACAGAAGGTTGCCATTGTAGGACCGACCGGAGCAGGAAAAACTACCATGATTAAACTTTTAATGCGCTTCTATGATGTAAATTCCGGTGAAATTCTCATTGACGGTCATAACATTAAAGATTTTAACCGCATTCAGTTAAGAGAATTATTCGGAATGGTATTACAGGAAACATGGCTGTTCCACGGAACAATTATGGAAAATATCCGCTATGGACGCTTGGATGCCACGGATGAAGAGGTTATTGCAGCGGCAAAGGCAGCGCATGCCCATCACTTTATTATGTCCCAGCCGGGAGGCTATCAGATGGTTTTAAATGAAGAAACCAGCAATATTTCACAGGGACAGAAGCAGCTTCTTACCATTGCAAGAGCGATTTTGGCTGACAATAAAATCTTGATTTTAGATGAGGCAACTTCCTCCGTAGATACCAGAACAGAGGAGCGTATTCAGGCAGCTATGGATAACCTGATGAAAGGCAGAACCAGCTTTGTCATCGCACACAGATTATCAACCATTCGTGATGCAGACTTAATTCTGGTTATGAAAGACGGAGATATTATTGAACAGGGAACACATCAGTCCCTTTTGGCAGCGAACGGATTTTATGCAAATCTGTATAACAGTCAGTTTGAAAAAGCGGAAAGCATATAA
- a CDS encoding polyphosphate polymerase domain-containing protein: protein MSQEKQTKLSVSRKEVKYLLSLQDRLFLLDALDHILTPDAYGGYDGYTVRSVYFDSITNEDYIDKKRGADEKKRIRVRIYHTEDATAKFELKRKSFGRELKESLVISREDAQRLLKRDFTALLNYDSDVAEYAYDLMTSRLYRPVSLIEYDRRAYTHENFNTRITLDNHLRYCDFCYDLYSDKLNFKSAMPKDQTILEIKYDRFLFKQIQDVLAQCDLSKKPPSKFGTSRQLLKEYYY, encoded by the coding sequence ATGAGTCAGGAAAAGCAGACAAAACTTTCTGTATCCAGAAAAGAAGTAAAATATTTGCTGTCATTGCAGGACCGTTTATTTTTATTAGATGCCCTTGACCATATCTTAACACCGGATGCTTACGGAGGATATGACGGCTATACCGTACGCAGCGTATATTTTGACAGTATCACAAATGAGGATTATATAGATAAGAAAAGAGGGGCAGATGAAAAAAAGAGAATTCGTGTGAGGATTTACCATACGGAGGATGCCACAGCGAAATTTGAACTGAAAAGGAAGAGCTTTGGGAGAGAATTAAAGGAAAGCTTAGTAATATCCAGAGAAGATGCGCAGCGGCTTTTAAAGAGAGATTTTACAGCGCTTTTAAATTATGACAGTGATGTGGCAGAATACGCCTATGATTTAATGACAAGCAGGCTGTACCGCCCTGTTTCCCTTATTGAGTATGACAGACGGGCATACACCCACGAGAATTTTAATACCAGAATTACATTGGATAATCATTTAAGGTATTGTGATTTTTGCTATGATTTATACAGTGATAAATTAAATTTCAAATCAGCCATGCCAAAAGACCAGACTATTTTAGAAATTAAATATGACCGATTTTTATTTAAACAGATACAGGATGTGTTGGCACAATGCGACTTGAGCAAAAAGCCTCCCAGCAAATTCGGAACGTCAAGGCAGCTTTTAAAAGAATATTATTATTAG
- a CDS encoding DUF4956 domain-containing protein translates to MNGNIELAISIVFTLFTGGLMMLVYRFCHDALTYNRRFNIALLMLAFVSTILLTLIQDNPMLSLGVLGSLSICRIRTNTKDPRDLGFVFWALSIGISSAVGAFAVSFVSSLLLGTVLLIFNHSFERKKSRMVIVRGEKQTLEPVQEMLGQAQGSSVQSKNVFADTFELVYKVRVEEKEEENLLCKISKMEGIHGVNILSPKTKVA, encoded by the coding sequence ATGAATGGAAATATAGAATTGGCAATCAGTATTGTATTTACACTTTTTACAGGAGGTTTGATGATGCTTGTCTATCGTTTTTGCCACGATGCACTGACCTATAACAGACGGTTTAATATTGCACTTTTGATGCTGGCGTTTGTTTCTACAATTTTACTGACTTTAATTCAGGACAATCCTATGCTGTCCTTAGGCGTGTTGGGTTCTTTATCTATTTGCAGAATTCGAACCAATACAAAAGACCCCAGAGATTTGGGATTTGTCTTCTGGGCATTGTCCATTGGAATTTCTTCGGCAGTAGGCGCATTTGCAGTTTCCTTTGTCAGCTCCTTGCTGCTGGGGACGGTATTGCTGATTTTTAATCACAGCTTTGAGCGGAAAAAATCCAGAATGGTGATTGTACGTGGGGAAAAGCAGACCTTAGAGCCTGTACAGGAAATGCTAGGACAGGCGCAGGGCAGCTCTGTGCAGAGTAAAAATGTATTTGCAGATACCTTTGAGCTGGTATATAAGGTGCGGGTAGAAGAAAAGGAGGAAGAAAACCTGCTGTGTAAAATCAGCAAAATGGAAGGTATTCACGGCGTAAATATTTTATCGCCGAAAACAAAGGTTGCATAA
- a CDS encoding MBL fold metallo-hydrolase has protein sequence MKYRLGLCAGILFFSCLLFGCREKEEKFEGTLTISFITIGKGDAFLIETPDKNFYIWDTGKKEDREQILAVLQKKGVKELEGIFLSHGHKDHAGNLEMLLQEYSVKKLYLSGKDDASYKKTDAKALAKEYDVSVTELAGGENLDLGGAIGEIWLPDKTNYENENNNSVVMRLAYGKTAWYRFYFRWKRSKCLFD, from the coding sequence ATGAAATATAGATTAGGATTGTGTGCGGGAATATTATTTTTCAGCTGTCTGTTGTTTGGATGTAGAGAAAAAGAAGAAAAATTTGAAGGAACCTTGACGATTTCTTTTATTACAATAGGAAAAGGAGACGCTTTTTTAATCGAAACACCGGATAAAAATTTTTATATATGGGATACAGGAAAAAAAGAAGACAGAGAGCAAATTTTGGCAGTGCTTCAGAAAAAGGGAGTAAAAGAGCTGGAAGGAATTTTTCTCTCCCACGGACACAAGGACCATGCAGGAAATTTGGAGATGCTGTTACAGGAATATTCGGTAAAAAAGCTTTATCTGTCAGGGAAAGATGATGCTTCGTATAAAAAAACAGATGCAAAAGCTCTGGCAAAAGAATATGACGTATCGGTTACAGAGCTGGCAGGCGGAGAAAACCTTGACTTGGGAGGAGCAATCGGAGAAATCTGGCTTCCCGATAAAACAAATTATGAAAATGAAAACAATAATTCCGTTGTGATGCGTTTAGCTTATGGGAAAACAGCTTGGTATCGATTTTATTTTAGATGGAAAAGAAGTAAATGTTTGTTTGATTGA
- a CDS encoding DUF4956 domain-containing protein translates to MKEIFNMINRKPEPMTILISLVAALLLSMILYGAYRLANTKESYQPQFAVTLVTMALISTVLMDLIQSNLALSLGMLGSLSIVRFRTNIKDTRDIGFIFWSMAIGLAAATQSYFIGAAGSLMLACVMIGTKKRVAKQAAMLMVIRGSHTDLDKMQELVKEQTESVKIRAKNILAESFEIVYEVQLHEERGNQIIEAIFGMGGIDSVNLLAQNS, encoded by the coding sequence ATGAAAGAAATTTTTAATATGATTAACCGGAAACCCGAACCTATGACAATTTTAATCAGTCTTGTGGCAGCGCTGCTCCTTTCAATGATTTTGTATGGCGCATATCGATTGGCAAATACCAAGGAAAGCTATCAGCCCCAATTTGCCGTTACCTTAGTGACAATGGCGCTGATTTCTACGGTGCTGATGGATTTGATACAATCCAATCTGGCATTATCTCTGGGAATGTTGGGCTCACTTTCCATTGTACGTTTTCGTACCAATATTAAAGACACCAGAGATATCGGATTTATTTTTTGGTCTATGGCAATCGGTTTGGCAGCGGCTACTCAAAGCTATTTTATCGGTGCAGCCGGTTCTCTGATGCTGGCGTGTGTGATGATTGGAACAAAGAAAAGAGTGGCAAAGCAGGCAGCTATGCTTATGGTAATTCGAGGCAGTCATACGGATTTGGACAAAATGCAGGAGTTGGTAAAAGAACAGACAGAAAGTGTAAAGATAAGAGCAAAAAATATTCTGGCAGAGTCTTTTGAGATTGTTTATGAGGTACAGCTTCATGAAGAAAGAGGCAATCAAATCATAGAGGCAATTTTTGGCATGGGAGGTATTGACAGCGTTAATCTTCTGGCTCAAAATAGTTAA
- a CDS encoding sigma factor, with protein sequence MGQEEKISIENIEYLIEKYMAFLIKTVSSFTGRYISIENDEEFEIALLAFTEAIEKYQPEKGVFLAFAKLVIVSRLKNYVEKEKKHEKVVSLDELYETGQDFQAEEAEEQDNHLKQEILKYQKELLFFGLTFEKLADEAPRHKDTRETALDAAEKAGKDEEIVEETYRKRKLPIRRVAVLAELTEKVIKRSKSFILGAMIIFAKEFPSLLYWIRGTRCKNVS encoded by the coding sequence ATGGGGCAGGAAGAGAAAATCAGTATAGAAAATATAGAATACCTGATTGAAAAGTATATGGCTTTTTTGATAAAAACAGTCAGCAGCTTTACAGGACGTTATATTTCTATTGAAAATGATGAAGAATTTGAAATTGCACTTTTGGCATTTACAGAAGCCATAGAAAAATATCAGCCGGAAAAAGGTGTATTTTTAGCTTTTGCAAAGCTGGTAATTGTCAGCAGATTAAAGAATTATGTGGAAAAAGAAAAGAAGCACGAAAAGGTGGTGTCTCTGGATGAGCTTTATGAGACAGGGCAGGATTTTCAGGCAGAAGAGGCAGAGGAGCAGGATAATCATCTGAAACAGGAAATTTTAAAATATCAAAAGGAGCTTCTTTTCTTTGGGCTGACCTTTGAAAAATTGGCAGATGAAGCGCCTCGCCATAAGGATACAAGAGAAACTGCTTTAGATGCAGCCGAAAAAGCAGGAAAGGATGAAGAAATCGTAGAAGAAACGTACAGAAAACGAAAACTTCCCATACGAAGGGTAGCTGTTCTGGCAGAGCTTACAGAGAAGGTAATCAAACGAAGCAAAAGCTTTATTCTTGGCGCAATGATTATTTTTGCAAAGGAATTTCCAAGTCTTTTGTATTGGATAAGGGGAACGAGGTGTAAAAATGTATCATAA
- a CDS encoding anti-sigma factor domain-containing protein → MYHKVIILEIKGGYALAMTEDGEIIRIKKKAGMKVGAAVYVLEEDRYKKVWTLQWQKAAVIAAAVLLCITSLLLPQFSQQVYAMVELEGAKSVSVKIDKNYKIQDAYSYDDTMSLKALKDLEGQKLQDLKEIVEELRDADGRLTVVYAMYKEDEKVSKELEEALQKIFGNENVTYMKGKIEEIQEPDKKQKTDIITGKEIIAEPKPAEEDTETDIEDAEEPENEEDESFSEEDEPDSEETDIEPETDEPDEPEITEQENQKPEDTQEEPEEEEIEDEED, encoded by the coding sequence ATGTATCATAAAGTGATTATTTTAGAAATAAAAGGCGGATACGCATTGGCAATGACAGAAGATGGGGAGATTATTCGCATAAAAAAGAAAGCGGGAATGAAGGTAGGGGCTGCTGTTTATGTGTTGGAAGAAGATAGGTACAAAAAAGTGTGGACATTGCAGTGGCAAAAAGCAGCAGTCATTGCGGCGGCTGTCCTTCTTTGTATTACTTCTTTATTGCTGCCGCAATTCAGTCAACAGGTATATGCTATGGTGGAATTAGAAGGTGCAAAATCAGTCAGCGTGAAAATTGATAAAAATTATAAAATTCAAGACGCTTATTCTTACGATGATACCATGTCTTTAAAAGCATTAAAGGATTTAGAAGGTCAAAAACTTCAGGATTTAAAAGAAATCGTAGAAGAGCTCCGTGATGCGGATGGCAGATTGACAGTTGTTTATGCAATGTATAAAGAAGACGAAAAGGTTTCAAAAGAACTTGAAGAAGCTTTACAGAAAATTTTCGGAAACGAGAATGTAACTTATATGAAAGGAAAAATAGAAGAAATTCAAGAACCTGATAAAAAACAAAAAACAGATATTATCACGGGAAAGGAAATTATAGCAGAACCAAAACCGGCAGAGGAAGATACAGAAACGGATATAGAAGATGCAGAGGAGCCGGAAAATGAAGAAGACGAAAGCTTTTCGGAGGAAGACGAACCGGACAGTGAGGAGACGGATATAGAACCGGAAACAGATGAACCGGACGAGCCGGAGATAACGGAACAGGAAAATCAGAAACCGGAGGACACACAAGAAGAACCGGAGGAAGAGGAAATAGAAGACGAGGAAGATTAA
- a CDS encoding shikimate kinase has product MNSLQKQHLILIGFMGTGKSTVARQLSRQLELPFFEMDEMIVQEQGMEISNIFQEKGEAYFRDLETALLKKLLQEEKGILSCGGGIILRDENIQAMKKHGTVILLTAKPETILKRVQHNQSRPVLNGKKNIDDITKLMKEREERYHMTADILISTDGKSLSQICEEIADMITK; this is encoded by the coding sequence ATGAACTCTTTGCAAAAGCAACATTTAATCTTAATTGGTTTTATGGGAACCGGAAAAAGTACCGTTGCCCGCCAGTTAAGCAGACAATTAGAACTTCCGTTTTTTGAAATGGATGAAATGATTGTTCAAGAACAGGGAATGGAAATTTCCAATATTTTTCAGGAAAAAGGAGAAGCTTACTTTCGTGATTTAGAAACAGCACTTTTAAAAAAGCTTCTCCAAGAAGAAAAAGGAATTCTTTCCTGCGGCGGCGGAATTATACTGCGTGACGAAAATATTCAGGCAATGAAAAAGCACGGCACTGTTATTCTTCTCACGGCAAAACCGGAAACCATTTTAAAAAGAGTGCAGCATAACCAATCCCGCCCTGTTTTAAACGGAAAGAAGAATATCGACGATATCACAAAATTGATGAAAGAAAGAGAAGAACGCTACCACATGACTGCCGATATTCTTATTTCCACAGACGGAAAATCTCTTTCTCAGATTTGTGAAGAAATCGCAGACATGATTACAAAATGA
- a CDS encoding immunoglobulin-like domain-containing protein gives MKAKKIAAISSAIIFGTSTALAGMPTTTLAQEQTVTEETTATTDEKAEVQEKPQTQEPTTTPEAQEKPQTQEPTTTPEAQEKPQAQKPATTPETQEKPTGISIDEKNFPDAAFRKYVENKIDKENNSKGILTQAEINSMTSMMLSSLDISDTKGIEYFTELQTLSIYNSNLSSFSLKGLKKLTKLSITSNKKLTTLNLSDLPNLEILDCYSNHLSSIDVSNFKKLREIDYHGNLELTTLDFRGCNSLEVGYHSVSQETVYISAGMTKYVGCNLVSYHTGNMVIDLDGFYTVNPDGSKSVDLSNVISPALIKVLANENHDTFNKDTNILTIPAGDKQTILQAGKDYSNKPTHWTFYTEITAVNDCTVKFDTMGGSIVEDQIIANGKTATEPASPTKEGYIFKGWYLDKEFTKLYDFAAPVTEDVTLYALWEKEAAANTPPTITAKDITLTVGDSFNPLDYATASDKEDGEIKLTNDNVIKNDVNTAKAGTYHVTYKVTDKNGASTEKTITITVNPKPAKINTPPVIDAKDITLTVGDKFNPLDKVTATDKEDGKLKLTKDNVIKNNVDTSKAGTYSLTYKVTDKDGASVEKTIKVTVKEKKTEKKTAPKTADMANVGLLGSMFAGSAGVLSLSLGKKRRRNNK, from the coding sequence ATGAAAGCGAAAAAAATAGCAGCAATCAGCTCTGCAATTATCTTTGGTACGTCAACTGCACTTGCAGGAATGCCTACCACCACATTAGCACAAGAGCAAACTGTAACAGAAGAAACAACTGCAACAACAGATGAAAAAGCCGAAGTTCAGGAGAAACCACAAACTCAAGAGCCGACTACCACTCCTGAAGCTCAAGAAAAGCCGCAAACTCAAGAGCCGACTACTACTCCTGAAGCTCAGGAAAAACCGCAAGCTCAAAAACCCGCAACAACTCCCGAAACTCAGGAAAAACCAACAGGTATTTCTATTGATGAAAAAAATTTTCCTGATGCTGCTTTCCGCAAATATGTAGAAAATAAAATTGACAAGGAAAACAATTCAAAAGGTATTTTAACACAGGCTGAAATCAATAGCATGACCTCTATGATGCTTTCCAGTTTAGACATCTCAGATACAAAGGGAATTGAATACTTTACAGAATTGCAGACTCTCAGCATCTATAATTCTAATTTGTCCTCTTTTTCCTTAAAAGGATTAAAAAAATTAACAAAGCTCTCGATAACGTCTAATAAAAAACTGACTACTCTAAACCTTTCTGATTTACCGAATTTGGAAATTTTGGATTGTTACAGTAATCATCTGTCTTCCATTGATGTTTCCAATTTCAAAAAGCTTCGTGAAATAGACTATCATGGCAATCTCGAACTCACTACTCTTGATTTTAGAGGCTGCAATAGCTTAGAAGTCGGTTACCACTCTGTCAGCCAGGAAACAGTTTATATCTCAGCCGGTATGACAAAATATGTCGGCTGTAACCTTGTATCCTATCATACCGGCAATATGGTTATTGACTTGGATGGATTTTACACAGTAAATCCGGATGGTAGTAAATCCGTAGATTTAAGTAACGTGATTTCTCCTGCTCTCATCAAAGTTTTAGCAAACGAAAATCACGACACCTTTAATAAAGACACAAATATCCTTACCATACCTGCCGGTGATAAACAAACAATTTTACAGGCAGGAAAAGATTATAGCAATAAACCAACCCATTGGACCTTCTATACTGAAATTACTGCTGTAAATGACTGTACTGTAAAATTTGACACTATGGGTGGAAGTATTGTAGAGGATCAAATTATTGCTAATGGTAAAACAGCCACAGAACCGGCTTCTCCTACAAAAGAAGGCTATATTTTCAAAGGCTGGTATCTGGATAAGGAATTTACAAAACTTTATGATTTTGCCGCACCTGTGACAGAGGATGTTACATTATATGCCCTCTGGGAAAAAGAAGCTGCTGCAAATACCCCGCCGACAATTACAGCAAAAGACATAACATTAACAGTTGGCGATAGCTTTAATCCTTTGGACTACGCAACTGCTTCCGACAAAGAAGACGGCGAAATCAAACTTACCAATGACAATGTAATAAAAAATGACGTAAACACTGCAAAAGCAGGTACTTACCATGTCACTTATAAGGTTACGGACAAAAACGGCGCTTCAACAGAAAAAACAATCACCATAACCGTCAATCCAAAACCTGCAAAAATCAATACACCGCCTGTTATCGATGCAAAAGATATCACATTGACGGTCGGCGATAAGTTCAATCCTTTAGACAAAGTAACCGCAACCGATAAAGAAGACGGAAAGCTGAAGCTTACCAAGGATAATGTAATAAAAAATAATGTGGACACATCCAAAGCAGGAACTTATTCTCTTACCTATAAGGTTACAGATAAAGACGGCGCTTCTGTGGAAAAGACCATTAAAGTGACCGTAAAGGAAAAGAAAACCGAGAAAAAAACAGCTCCCAAAACAGCTGATATGGCAAATGTAGGTCTGCTTGGCTCCATGTTTGCCGGTTCTGCGGGTGTCTTGTCCTTATCTCTCGGAAAGAAACGCAGAAGAAACAACAAATAA
- a CDS encoding nitroreductase family protein — protein sequence MDLLETMQNRRSVRSYTGEKIAKEKLDKILQAGLLSASGRSRKPWEFVVVQEKETLEKLSHCRVGAAKMLENAGCAILIFANPEKTDVWVEDCSIVMSNMHLMADSLGLGSCWIQGRLREAENGESTEVYCRKLLNVPEKYVLEAILSVGILKEHPKAHTLEELEKEKVHYETY from the coding sequence ATGGATTTATTAGAGACAATGCAAAACAGAAGAAGCGTAAGAAGTTATACAGGAGAGAAAATCGCAAAAGAAAAGCTGGATAAAATTTTACAGGCAGGACTTTTATCGGCATCAGGCAGAAGCAGAAAGCCATGGGAATTTGTGGTAGTACAAGAGAAAGAAACGCTTGAAAAATTATCTCATTGCAGAGTCGGAGCAGCAAAAATGCTTGAAAATGCAGGCTGTGCAATTTTGATATTTGCAAATCCGGAAAAAACAGATGTGTGGGTGGAGGACTGCTCCATTGTTATGAGCAATATGCACTTAATGGCAGACAGCCTCGGTCTTGGAAGCTGCTGGATACAGGGAAGACTGCGAGAAGCCGAAAACGGAGAAAGTACAGAGGTATATTGCCGTAAGTTATTAAATGTACCTGAGAAATATGTTCTGGAAGCTATTCTCTCCGTAGGAATTTTGAAAGAACATCCCAAGGCACATACTTTGGAGGAGCTGGAAAAGGAGAAGGTGCATTATGAAACTTATTAA
- a CDS encoding GNAT family N-acetyltransferase, with amino-acid sequence MKLIKPDKKYADSYYREVEGYKENNIRLYEFFDMPFEKIVKYTDDMEKGENLPKGWVPATCLWFVDEQEFLGEISIRHELTENLEKLGGHVGYGVRYDKWGQGIGTEMLRQAIFYIRENLPLKKILLTCKDDNYGSIAVIEKNGGVLQDKIENVVDGKKRLTRRYWIEI; translated from the coding sequence ATGAAACTTATTAAGCCGGATAAAAAATATGCAGACAGCTATTACAGAGAAGTAGAAGGATATAAAGAAAATAATATCAGGTTATATGAATTTTTTGATATGCCCTTTGAAAAGATTGTAAAATACACAGACGATATGGAAAAAGGAGAAAATCTTCCAAAAGGCTGGGTTCCTGCTACCTGTCTTTGGTTTGTAGACGAACAGGAATTTTTGGGAGAAATCAGTATACGCCATGAGCTTACAGAAAATTTAGAAAAACTGGGCGGACATGTGGGGTATGGTGTGCGGTATGATAAATGGGGGCAGGGGATTGGAACGGAAATGCTTCGGCAGGCAATTTTTTATATTCGGGAGAATTTGCCCTTGAAAAAAATCCTGCTTACCTGTAAAGACGACAATTATGGTTCTATTGCTGTGATTGAGAAAAATGGCGGGGTGTTGCAGGACAAAATAGAAAATGTGGTAGATGGAAAAAAGAGACTGACAAGAAGATATTGGATAGAAATATAA
- a CDS encoding helix-turn-helix domain-containing protein produces MKEAEVKVKSLQKALEVLDCFREKQPLGVTEISEKDAAQAL; encoded by the coding sequence ATGAAAGAAGCAGAAGTGAAAGTAAAAAGCTTACAAAAGGCTTTAGAAGTATTGGATTGTTTTCGAGAAAAACAGCCTTTAGGAGTAACGGAAATCAGTGAAAAAGATGCTGCACAAGCTTTATGA
- a CDS encoding BCCT family transporter, whose translation MIFGGYSLYLQKMGILDVAGILESQGQSAAVAAILQTLPLPKLIMIAVCVLCFIYLATTIDSCAYVLAETTTKSIGRKEEPARWNRICWALIFCALSAGLMIIGGLQAIQSVSIIAALPLIGVMFLLILSVIKMLNEREE comes from the coding sequence ATGATTTTTGGCGGTTATTCTCTGTATCTTCAGAAAATGGGGATTTTAGATGTGGCAGGAATTTTGGAAAGTCAAGGGCAAAGTGCAGCGGTAGCAGCAATTTTACAGACACTTCCTTTGCCAAAACTCATTATGATAGCAGTCTGTGTGCTATGTTTTATTTATCTTGCGACGACAATCGACTCCTGTGCCTATGTTTTAGCGGAAACCACTACAAAGTCTATTGGGAGAAAAGAAGAACCGGCAAGATGGAACCGTATCTGCTGGGCGTTGATTTTTTGTGCGCTTTCGGCTGGATTAATGATTATCGGAGGGCTTCAGGCTATTCAGTCGGTTTCGATAATTGCTGCACTGCCGTTAATAGGCGTAATGTTTTTATTGATATTGTCAGTTATAAAAATGTTAAATGAAAGAGAAGAATAG